A genomic window from Daphnia magna isolate NIES linkage group LG9, ASM2063170v1.1, whole genome shotgun sequence includes:
- the LOC116931146 gene encoding 39S ribosomal protein L48, mitochondrial encodes MFKLQALGRVLRTARVTQTEMVNVMFSRSLNTFIAEPEYLDTKGPQIPLYEPLNVQIKSYDFTVLEKFSGYIHKTAENMGIEVDDCWASPCQKYKVQTFKPFSTQTEHQYNLNVYERNVQVVDLEATKAPIFFHIIQAALPEGVKLTVKLHDDMEEEHRYLPDLELTQLKNELDSLGGPTTSKGKR; translated from the exons ATGTTCAAGCTTCAG GCCCTTGGTCGAGTGCTGAGAACAGCTAGGGTAACTCAAACTGAAATGGTAAATGTCATGTTCTCGAGAAGTTTGAACACATTTATAGCAGAGCCTGAGTACCTGGAT ACTAAAGGTCCCCAAATACCATTATATGAGCCTCTGAATGTGCAAATCAAATCATATGACTTCACAGTTTTGGAGAAATTTTCTGGCTACATTCACAAAACAGCAGAAAACATGGGAATTGAAGTTGATGATTG TTGGGCTAGTCCTTGCCAAAAGTATAAAGTTCAAACCTTTAAACCATTCAGCACCCAAACCGAACACCAATACAATCTTAATGTATACGAGAGGAATGTTCAG GTGGTTGACTTAGAAGCAACAAAAGCACCTATATTTTTCCACATAATTCAAGCTGCGTTACCTGAAGGGGTTAAATTGACTGTAAAACTCCACGACGACATGGAAGAAGAGCATCGTTACCTCCCAGATCTGGAACTGACACAGCTTAAGAACGAACTTGATTCATTAGGCGGTCCGACAACTTCAAAAGGAAAGCGATGA
- the LOC116931093 gene encoding contactin has protein sequence MNPATLLLITFLVLECSAQLLTSPNSLFGQSNVKTETYDPDAICPKSWVHYTTSCYKFIRSPIKTRDEARQYCRAFNSDLTSINSLEEHSFITTYLNKHDPSHRIWYISGRQQSPGVWVNDGDGTTMMNLDTAFLPNQETLFEKDFLSYGYSLSARQWGLLRVDGKDPLLHICEIAVNQVNLLDVEDRTFQYGIVVNDITRIPRGPFFIQQPVPVVFDLTRRKTLNQVTLSCIANGYPTPEFQWYKEDFENDQLVSRRIDPLQSQRHTVSGGLLIINNPEEIRDRGKYHCVASNQYGSIVSESVQLSFGFIGEFNLKRSSENGLEHWGKAICCDPPQYFPDIQYYWVRDVFPNFVEEDSRTFVSFDGNLYFSSLENIDRGRYSCNVQSTVSSNGRNGPFFSVEVRQHPNYQQLKFPNNFPKSFPEAPRVGEDVRLECVAFGYPVPNYNWTRKGAPLPKGVIITNYNRVLVLPKVKVEDMGDYVCRATNDKVSIEGAVTVSVQATPVFTIPLGDMHMDRGEDLLWTCEAFGIPDVNYQWLRNGQVLDPFTLEPGDRERYETRENVLIIRKLDPERDQAMYQCKASNQIAERYSSGQLRILDIKPSFAKKPLESDIYAADGGNVTIACNPEAAPRPKYMWRKDGFTIGSGGRRIILPSGHLLINPVSLEDSGNFTCTAENRFGSDSSTGRVIVLRGPVFIEEPPSRILTTVGLTEQLRCRASAEGILDLAYIWKHNGITLRFDSSPIDFHDNLEAAHYIRSRDSGLEIHNITLAQAGEYECVAKTSVGRISTKTHLFVYGPPGAVGGVEVYGDTSSAVIRWTDGATNGDPIRMYMVEGRTNWNQTWAVLAMNATAKDVDRLTSRKELQLTNTVSPFSTYEFRISAANTLGYGPSSIPSPTFNTRSDRIYIPPANVGGGGGKTGDLTITWKPFVGQQQNASGVYYKVFWRRLAGVDADVTEESEYQSQIVKNSRLAGLFVATVDRNRRYYYTPYKVKVQGCNDVGCGQESPEVSIYSAEDVPQIAPNQVAARAFNSTALNVTWLPMDLSRKQMRGKMIGFRIKYWRRQDKEDASVFYLSRSTRNEALIVGLMPDTYYWVRVMAYNGAGEGPQSERFLERTFKKAPLKPPTTVQVVAVNPSTVRVTWRYVAPSIEEEPLIGYKVRVWESDQDMSTANDTLVPLGRKLEAFVTSLSWGKRYNLRVLAYSQGGDGKMSSPTWVFRMGDDSDVNSSVPLNMAIFVLLASVILSICQTFTYNFALYT, from the exons ATGAATCCTGCCACATTGTTACTTATCACATTCCTTGTTTTGGAATGCAGTGCACAACTTTTGACATCACCCAACAGTTTATTTGGGCAGTCTAATGTCAAAACTGAAACTTATGATCCAGATGCCATTTGCCCAAAATCTTGGGTGCATTATACAACATCATGCTATAAATTCATTCGTAGTCCTATCAAAACTAGAGATGAAGCTAGACAGTACTGCCGGGCCTTTAATTCTGACTTAACAAGTATCAACTCACTGGAGGAACACAGCTTCATCACAACATATCTCAACAAGCATGATCCCAGTCATCGAATTTGGTACATAAGTGGCCGCCAGCAAAGTCCAGGAGTGTGGGTTAATGACGGTGATGGCACCACTATGATGAACCTTGATACAGCCTTCTTACCAAATCAAGAAACACTTTTTGAAAAGGATTTCTTGTCATATGGTTATTCTTTGTCTGCCAGACAGTGGGGTCTTTTACGTGTGGATGGAAAAGACCCACTACTTCACATATGTGAAATTGCTGTCAACCAG GTAAACTTACTGGATGTGGAAGACAGAACGTTTCAGTATGGGATTGTTGTAAATGATATCACCAGGATTCCTCGAGGGCCTTTCTTTATTCAACAACCAGTCCCCGTTGTGTTTGATCTGACCAGGCGGAAAACTTTGAATCAAGTTACTCTTAGCTGTATAGCAAACGGATATCCTACTCCAGAATTCCAATGGTACAAAGAAGATTTTGAAAACGATCAACTCGTTTCTCGGCGGATCGATCCCCTTCAAAGTCAACGACACACTGTTAGCGGCGGTTTGTTAATTATCAATAATCCTGAAGAAATCCGTGATAG AGGAAAATATCATTGTGTTGCAAGCAACCAATATGGTTCGATTGTATCCGAAAGCGTGCAATTATCTTTCGGCTTTATTGGAGAATTCAATCTCAAGCGATCATCAGAAAACGGTCTTGAGCACTGGGGCAAAGCTATTTGTTGTGACCCCCCACAATACTTTCCTGACATTCAGTACTATTGGGTTCGCGATGTTTTTCCCAACTTTGTGGAAGAGGATTCCCgaacatttgtttcttttgacGGAAACTTGTATTTTTCATCTTTGGAAAATATCGATCGCGGACGTTATTCCTGCAACGTACAAAGCACTGTTTCAAGCAATGGTCGTAATGGACCTTTCTTTTCTGTCGAGGTTCGTCAGCATCCCAATTATCAACAGCTCAAATTTCCCAACAACTTCCCCAAGAGTTTCCCTGAAGCGCCTCGTGTTGGCGAAGACGTACGACTTGAATGTGTAGCTTTTGGTTACCCTGTCCCCAACTACAACTGGACCCGCAAAGGAGCCCCCTTACCTAAAGGTGTAATTATTACAAACTACAACCGAGTGCTCGTCCTTCCCAAAGTCAAAGTTGAAGATATGGGCGACTATGTTTGCCGAGCCACCAATGACAAG GTATCTATTGAGGGAGCTGTGACAGTCAGCGTCCAAGCCACGCCAGTCTTTACTATTCCTTTGGGAGATATGCATATGGATAGAGGTGAAGATCTCCTATGGACTTGTGAAGCTTTCGGCATACCCGACGTCAATTATCAATGGCTGCGAAATGGACAG GTTTTGGATCCGTTCACTCTTGAGCCAGGCGACCGGGAACGTTACGAAACTCGAGAAAATGTTCTAATAATACGCAAGTTAGATCCAGAACGTGATCAGGCCATGTATCAGTGCAAGGCCTCCAATCAGATAGCTGAAAGATACTCTTCCGGCCAACTTAGAATCTTGGACATAAAGCCATCGTTTGCAAAGAA gCCTTTAGAATCCGATATCTATGCTGCCGACGGAGGAAATGTGACGATTGCGTGTAATCCAGAGGCTGCACCGCGGCCTAAGTACATGTGGCGAAAGGATGGCTTCACGATTGGCTCCGGTGGAAGAAGAATTATTCTTCCCAGTGGACACTTGCTTATCAATCCCGTTTCTCTTGAAGACTCCGGCAATTTCACGTGTACAGCTGAAAATag ATTTGGTTCGGATTCAAGTACAGGTCGCGTCATCGTTTTACGTGGACCCGTATTTATAGAAGAGCCTCCAAGCCGTATTCTTACTACAGTGGGACTGACTGAACAACTCCGCTGTCGTGCGTCAGCAGAGGGCATCCTTGATTTGGCTTACATTTGGAAACACAACGGCATTACACTGCGATTCGATTCGTCCCCTATCGATTTCCACGACAATTTGGAAGCTGCTCATTACATCCGTTCGAGGGATAGCGGTCTCGAAATCCATAATATCACCTTAGCTCAAGCTGGAGAGTACGAATGCGTAGCCAAAACATCTGTCGGTCGTATTTCCACCAAAACACACTTGTTCGTTTATGGACCTCCTGGTGCTGTCGGAGGCGTCGAAGt TTACGGAGATACCTCATCAGCCGTCATCAGGTGGACTGATGGCGCAACCAATGGTGATCCAATTCGTATGTACATGGTGGAAGGAAGAACCAATTGGAATCAAACTTGGGCCGTTCTTGCTATGAATGCTACCGCCAAAGATGTAGATCGATTGACATCTCGAAAAGAACTCCAATTGACAAACACCGTGTCACCCTTCTCTACGTACGAATTCCGCATTTCGGCTGCCAATACGCTGGGTTATGGGCCTAGTTCTATTCCGTCACCGACATTTAATACGCGCTCAGATCGAATTTATATACCCCCTGCTAACGTTGGCGGTGGTGGTGGAAAGACTGGCGATTTAACAATTACTTGGAAACCATTTGTAGGCCAACAGCAGAACGCTTCTGGCGTTTATTACAAAGTGTTTTGGCGTCGCTTGGCTGGTGTCGATGCTGACGTAACAGAGGAATCGGAATACCAGTCTCAGATTGTCAAAAACTCGCGTCTAGCTGGGCTTTTCGTTGCCACTGTCGATCGAAATCGCCGATATTATTACACTCCCTACAAAGTAAAAG TGCAAGGTTGTAATGATGTGGGATGTGGCCAGGAATCTCCAGAGGTCTCCATTTATTCAGCCGAGGATGTGCCGCAAATTGCTCCAAATCaa GTGGCCGCTCGAGCTTTCAACTCGACCGCATTAAACGTCACATGGCTTCCTATGGATCTATCGCGCAAACAAATGAGAGGCAAAATGATTGGATTCCGCATCAAGTACTGGCGACGACAAGACAAAGAAGATGCATCAGTATTTTACCTTAGTCGAAGTACGCGAAACGAAGCGCTGATTGTCGGTTTGATGCCAGACACATATTACTGGGTTCGCGTTATGGCCTACAACGGAGCGG GTGAAGGACCACAAAGTGAACGGTTCCTCGAACGTACGTTCAAGAAGGCTCCTCTAAAACCCCCTACCACTGTGCAAGTGGTAGCTGTAAATCCGTCAACCGTGCGTGTTACTTGGCGATACGTAGCGCCAAGTATCGAAGAAGAACCGCTTATTGGATACAAAGTCCGTGTCTGGGAGAGCGATCAAGATATGTCGACGGCCAACGATACGCTCGTTCCCCTTGGTCGCAAATTGGAGGCGTTTGTCACCAGTCTTTCTTGGGGCAAACGCTACAATCTTCGTGTTTTAGCTTACTCTCAAGGAGGTGACGGCAAGATGTCTTCGCCCACTTGGGTTTTTAGAATGG gTGATGATAGCGACGTGAACTCGTCCGTCCCTTTGAATATGGCCATATTTGTGTTATTGGCCAGTGTTATTTTATCGATCTGCCAGACTTTTACATATAACTTTGCATTGTACACATGA